A window of Pseudoliparis swirei isolate HS2019 ecotype Mariana Trench chromosome 2, NWPU_hadal_v1, whole genome shotgun sequence genomic DNA:
AAAGGGTTACTCGTGTCTCTACGGAAATTATGACAAGACAGCCAGGAGACAGTTAGCTCAGCGTAAAGACTGGCTAAAACATGGCCGTCAGCAACTCCCAATGCGTACAAAGTGGTTCAACTTCAGCCTTTGTACAGATTAAACTAACAAAATACAACATGTACATCAGTGACTGTTAGTCTTTGTGCCAAGTTAACAGCCAGCTGAGTGTAGAATACTGTTGGCGAATATCTGCTCAACAAACCCTCAGCGAGAAATCAAATGAGCACATTTCCCATAAATTAAGTGAAAAGGCCAAAACACAATTATCTTAGAGTTGAAAACTGCTTGTGCAATGAGTCGAGTACCTTGAAGAGGGACACAGCAACACTAATCCCACAGAACTAAAGACATTGCTAAATGCATCTCGACTCCATAGTGGACGCCAGGATTTAGGTTCCTGTGATTTTAGTCATAAACAGAAATTCGGCAAACTTGGGCTGAATGTTGagttgcaaaaacaaaaactaaataaaaaacacatctttacttTCTAAAGTGGATTAAGTAACAGACAAAATGATTCCCTTCACAATAGCAAACCTCATTTAGGGAAAGACCACAAAATAGCCGCCGCCCAAAAGCCCGTGAGCAATAAGTAATGCGACGGTAGCTTTCCTCTCAAATCACACAGTCCCTCAAAATTCCTTTCACAGAAATCATAAATACTACAATTGGAGAACTTTCGTGGACTCTGCTCAACATCCACCCCCCCAGTCACTTAGTACCAGTAGGTTTCTTCCCCCCCTCATTTCATCACAATCTCCAAACAAAGCCCCTCAGTTCAGAAAGAGCCTATCAACCTCCTCAAAGTGATAACGACTAGTGTTACTGATGAGGGCAAagaacagcacacacacagagatgaaggaggatgaagggCGATACAGGGACAGGGTGGTTAAGTCTCATAAAACAGTGGTTAATCTTAAAGGGTGGGATAGCTCGCACTGGCCTCCGGGAAGATGAGAGCGCCGCGTGACCTCAGATGGTCTGGTATCCAGCTTGGCTCCTCTTCCGACCGATGAAGTAAGCCAAGAGCACGATGAGGACGAGACCGGCTAAAGCTGCTCCGACTATGATGGGGATCAACATGTCGTCCTCATCCAACTGGCATACCTCGGCTGAGAGGGGGAAAGCGCCAGAGGGGACGAGTTAAAGTGAGAACGCGGATTCATTTCATATCGCTTCGACCAGACGGCGCGTTTACCTGCTCCGAACTGATCTCCGGTGAGGCCGAATGGCTGCACCTGCAGCTGGAAGGTGTTGACGGACCAATCCGGGGCCAAGCGCAGAGTTTGCTTCTCGTGGCACATGTACGAGAACCCGAAGGTGCCCCGCAGCTCGTCCAGACCGGAGTTATTGGCTGACAAGGGCTCTACAGCAGGGCGGGATTACCGGGGAAGAGAAGTCAAACAAAAGTAATGCAGACGAGATACTaaatgaggagagggagaacagATTGAGAATACATTTAGAGAAGGACGACGGTAGacaggattacatttttttttttacgtcagCTGATTTTCAACCGTAATTGCGTCCATAAATAAAACTATTCAGTTACATTTCGACGACAAAGAAACCACACAGTGGatactccttttttttttttttttttttttaagagtaaAATATTTATGACTACGGCTGTAACCATCCCAAAAAGGCTTCCCTCATTAGGTTTActgtataaacatataataacctgttttgtatacattttaaaagagaGATAACGCGAGTCAACGTGAGCCGTGGAGGTGGAACCGATTAATTTAGGCCTCTGACTCAAtttccaaaacaaaaatatgcaTCGGTAACATGTGAGAGCTTGCATGTAAACAATGTAACCCCATACGGTAGTTACCATGGAAACAGGGTGGTCCGATGCTCACCTTTCATGTCTGGCCAGTCTGCTGACAGAGACACTTCACTCAGGTGGTACTTATTGGACGTGGTATTCTGGAGAGAAACAGCAAGAAAGTCAGCAAGTGAAGAGAGTTTAGCTCGAGCTCCatctgccacctagtggcgatGTCATGAAGTACAAGTTGTGTGTACATGCGTTGTTAATTGAATATGTGGCCGCTGCATCAGCTGTCCATCGTTTAGTTATACCGCTGGATTTTATGATCACCATCAGATGAGCATCGCGGTGTTCGTGACAAGAGATATACTTCCTAATTAAATTCACACGCtacgggggggaaggggggggggggcagtgcggagaacttcacacattacaaaagtatgtgtaaatgtttacgttacggttaTGCAATGGGAgagttcagggtttttcctgcatcgagaaaatgtgggcgcgcgcctaaggcgttttcccgaacgcctatgacaaatcccgagcacctaaggcaaaaaaagatgatgatggaaaaaaaaaaaactgtgttcatcacgtgcatgtcagcgaatatgttctcaatagtatgtttcaagtaggctacagccgaaccctcgttctgttttgatcaatagtaatcgagttgataagcgtgtcttcttgtctgatcaatacgagactgtgaggtgaatggacagagcggccagctgctgatcactcaacagtgcacaaacacacctggacacacctggactattgtcattgtcaatctattagcctatctattttaatctaaagtggaagcaaaatgatttcctcaagcattgcctccattatttatgtgaaaaaaagaaaaagaaatacatagatgtctgctaattacggtgacatggTAATATAGACCAAAACATTtctttgggagcaccgaagacccattttgacccaggaaaaaccctggagttgtgtgtgtttctgcacagATGGCGCAGACCGTGGCAGGGA
This region includes:
- the lamp1b gene encoding lysosome-associated membrane glycoprotein 1b; this encodes MTRVGGVQSWCLGVTLQLVLAVVLHQGFATVAPPTTAPHKDPGRPEEGHYTVTRSNGTACLLASMGLQLNISFNSLSQNKTVQDVVNLQPNLTKTSGSCDSDRASLQLSTDAEKTNLTFTFTLNTTSNKYHLSEVSLSADWPDMKEPLSANNSGLDELRGTFGFSYMCHEKQTLRLAPDWSVNTFQLQVQPFGLTGDQFGAAEVCQLDEDDMLIPIIVGAALAGLVLIVLLAYFIGRKRSQAGYQTI